In Phycisphaerales bacterium, the following proteins share a genomic window:
- a CDS encoding glycosyltransferase family 2 protein, which translates to MGSEIEILIVANGAAAPDLSRLLSSIEHQRDEAWDVVVRVVTNECTDTTIECLQTFPWARRIDFGANAGYGGAVNRACSAGDGSSEWILACNCDLDFPAGSFEAMQTVIGAVARDVGCIAPMLLDPPDQGGGIQPSVGDFPTLPGLLLGRLKPRRTRKYRMTPTVACNVPWATGACLALRRSAFTAAGGFDEGMFLDYEDTDLCKRLADRGWRTRFEPSWRVMHRSPNAQRAADPVRQVHTRRSLVRYLARHRPGWEVVVFGLLLRSTLALHRSSHPFAPSWRAALDTQRQLRRRPAS; encoded by the coding sequence ATGGGCAGCGAAATCGAAATCCTCATCGTCGCCAACGGGGCGGCCGCTCCCGACCTGTCGCGCCTGCTTTCCTCGATCGAGCACCAGCGCGATGAGGCTTGGGACGTAGTTGTGCGCGTCGTTACCAACGAATGCACTGACACAACCATCGAGTGCCTCCAGACATTCCCGTGGGCCCGACGCATCGACTTCGGCGCCAACGCCGGCTACGGCGGGGCCGTCAACCGCGCATGTTCCGCGGGAGACGGCAGTTCCGAGTGGATTCTCGCCTGCAATTGCGATCTCGATTTTCCCGCGGGCTCGTTCGAGGCCATGCAGACGGTCATCGGCGCTGTAGCTCGCGACGTCGGGTGCATCGCGCCGATGCTGCTCGATCCGCCCGATCAGGGCGGCGGCATCCAGCCCAGCGTCGGCGACTTTCCGACGCTGCCTGGCCTGCTGCTGGGGCGGCTCAAGCCGCGCCGTACGCGAAAGTACCGGATGACGCCGACAGTCGCATGCAATGTGCCATGGGCGACCGGTGCGTGCCTGGCGCTTCGACGCAGCGCCTTCACAGCCGCGGGAGGATTCGACGAGGGCATGTTCCTCGACTACGAAGACACCGACCTGTGCAAGCGACTGGCTGATCGCGGCTGGCGCACCCGCTTTGAGCCGTCGTGGCGGGTGATGCATCGCTCGCCCAACGCGCAGCGGGCGGCCGACCCCGTGCGGCAGGTGCACACGCGGCGCAGCCTCGTGCGCTACCTCGCCCGGCACCGCCCCGGCTGGGAGGTGGTGGTGTTCGGCCTGCTCCTCCGATCGACGCTGGCGCTGCACCGCTCGAGCCACCCCTTTGCTCCGAGTTGGCGGGCCGCGCTGGACACGCAGCGGCAACTCCGCAGGCGGCCCGCTTCGTGA
- a CDS encoding MBL fold metallo-hydrolase, protein MDITFYGAAREVTGSCFLIRYRDRRVLFDCGMRQGTFEADKKNRRRFQFDIGELDAVVLSHAHIDHCGLLPKLAAAGYAGPIYATPATIALTEILLRDAAHIQESDAERETRWRASEGKSAVEPLYTTQDAEKVFPLFKPVPYWKDCQVLDEVRFRFHDAGHILGSAITEFEIGSGGNMRRLVMSGDIGPDGQALIRDPETLEHAHAVVMESTYGDRDHRTKAQTLAEFEQVLNEAAQTGGHVVIPAFAVGRIQSLIYRLAELDREKRLPFREVYVDSPMALTTTGLYCRNAGLFDEETLELIEQGFELCDLDFVHFTHSVDDSKALNELKRPAIIISASGMCTGGRVLHHLRHNLWRPEAHVVFVGFQGRGTLGRQLVDGAKTVRIYGKEVSVKAAIHTINGFSAHAGRTDLIRWHDAFTKGNPQTLLVHGEEESMEALADALEKRRHVRPAMPREGETISFGKD, encoded by the coding sequence ATGGACATCACCTTCTACGGCGCGGCGCGCGAGGTTACGGGTTCGTGCTTTCTGATCCGCTATCGGGATCGCCGGGTGCTCTTCGACTGCGGCATGCGGCAGGGGACGTTCGAAGCCGACAAGAAAAACCGGCGCCGCTTCCAGTTTGACATCGGCGAACTCGACGCCGTCGTCCTCTCGCACGCGCACATCGATCATTGCGGCCTGCTGCCCAAGCTCGCCGCGGCCGGCTATGCCGGGCCGATCTACGCGACACCCGCCACCATCGCGCTCACCGAGATCCTCCTGCGCGACGCGGCCCACATACAGGAGTCCGACGCCGAGCGTGAAACGCGCTGGCGGGCGAGCGAGGGCAAGAGCGCCGTCGAGCCGCTGTACACGACGCAGGACGCAGAGAAAGTGTTCCCCCTCTTCAAGCCGGTCCCGTACTGGAAGGACTGCCAGGTTCTGGATGAAGTCAGGTTTCGCTTCCACGACGCAGGGCACATCCTCGGCTCGGCCATCACCGAATTCGAAATCGGGAGCGGCGGCAACATGCGCCGGCTGGTCATGTCCGGCGACATCGGACCCGACGGCCAGGCGCTCATTCGCGATCCGGAAACACTCGAGCACGCCCACGCCGTCGTCATGGAATCGACCTACGGCGATCGGGATCATCGCACCAAGGCGCAGACACTGGCGGAGTTCGAGCAGGTGCTGAACGAAGCAGCCCAGACGGGCGGGCATGTCGTCATCCCTGCCTTCGCCGTCGGCCGCATTCAATCGCTGATCTACCGACTGGCCGAACTCGATCGGGAGAAGCGACTGCCGTTCCGCGAGGTGTACGTGGACAGCCCCATGGCTCTGACCACGACGGGACTGTACTGCCGCAACGCCGGGCTCTTTGATGAAGAGACGCTCGAACTCATCGAGCAGGGATTCGAATTGTGCGATCTCGATTTCGTGCACTTCACCCACAGCGTGGATGATTCGAAAGCGCTCAACGAACTGAAGCGGCCGGCCATCATCATCAGCGCCAGCGGCATGTGCACCGGTGGGCGCGTGCTGCACCATCTCCGGCACAACCTCTGGCGGCCCGAGGCGCACGTCGTCTTCGTGGGCTTCCAGGGGCGCGGCACGCTGGGACGCCAACTCGTTGATGGGGCGAAGACGGTTCGCATCTACGGCAAGGAGGTCAGCGTCAAGGCCGCGATTCACACCATCAACGGCTTCTCGGCCCATGCAGGACGCACCGATCTCATCCGCTGGCACGATGCATTCACCAAGGGCAACCCGCAGACGCTGCTCGTGCACGGCGAAGAGGAGTCGATGGAAGCGTTGGCTGACGCGCTCGAAAAGCGCCGCCACGTCAGGCCCGCCATGCCTCGCGAAGGCGAGACGATCAGTTTCGGAAAGGACTGA
- a CDS encoding dTDP-4-dehydrorhamnose 3,5-epimerase family protein, giving the protein MSELLRPERSESLADFKSRCEAAAAPGFFPLSAWVDDRGWSFMGLMAGILSGGQINYSVQQPGVIKAWHLHERQTDVWCLLHGCIKAAVMTRDGGARWTAALGERNPGVLVIPPSLWHGAMTIGPAQAGLLYYVDHEYDPSRPDEQRQSHDWQWNPWVVQPR; this is encoded by the coding sequence ATGAGCGAACTGCTGCGACCCGAGCGGAGTGAATCTCTGGCCGATTTCAAGTCGAGATGCGAGGCCGCCGCCGCACCCGGGTTCTTTCCGCTCAGCGCGTGGGTGGACGACCGCGGCTGGTCGTTCATGGGGCTTATGGCCGGCATTCTCAGCGGCGGACAGATCAACTACTCCGTCCAGCAGCCCGGCGTGATCAAAGCCTGGCATCTGCACGAGCGCCAGACGGATGTGTGGTGCCTGCTGCACGGCTGCATCAAGGCAGCCGTCATGACGCGTGATGGCGGGGCGCGATGGACGGCGGCGCTGGGCGAGCGGAATCCAGGAGTGCTGGTCATTCCCCCGAGCCTCTGGCACGGGGCCATGACCATCGGCCCGGCTCAGGCGGGCCTGTTGTATTACGTGGACCACGAATACGACCCGAGCCGCCCCGACGAGCAGCGGCAGAGCCACGACTGGCAATGGAACCCCTGGGTCGTGCAGCCGCGTTGA
- a CDS encoding STAS domain-containing protein → MSAPESRLRIRKQDQITIVEFVDRNILDEGNIAQIGEEIGAIVNEDPNPKLLISFANVDHLSSAALGALITINSKIKSKDGQLRLADINDQIIEVFRITRLDRLFQIQPTAREALASFS, encoded by the coding sequence ATGAGCGCACCGGAATCGCGTTTACGCATTAGGAAACAGGACCAGATTACCATCGTCGAGTTCGTCGATCGGAACATCCTCGATGAAGGCAACATTGCGCAGATCGGCGAGGAAATCGGCGCCATCGTCAATGAGGACCCGAACCCCAAACTGCTCATCAGTTTCGCCAACGTCGATCACCTGTCCTCCGCCGCGCTGGGCGCCCTCATCACGATCAACAGCAAGATCAAGAGCAAAGACGGGCAGTTGCGCCTCGCCGATATCAACGACCAGATCATCGAGGTGTTCCGGATCACGCGCCTCGATCGGCTGTTTCAGATCCAGCCCACGGCGCGCGAAGCCCTGGCGAGTTTCAGCTGA
- a CDS encoding VCBS repeat-containing protein, which translates to MRVFLVPVFGLIVAAIPCRSTLAQFVESTRVIHQFVGEAANDQFGWVSAPLLDVDGDGADEVIVTAPFNSAGGAGAGRVYVYSGRTGAEMLRWDGVAGDQNGIAARDAGDVDNDGKNDVISGAPAAGGIGRAYVYSGADGRLIHSIRIGSAGDRFGSAVCGVGDLNGDGHDDLAVGADGHDAGGADAGCVYIISGIDGATVFWTIDGVDAGDRFGNSAADAGDVTGDGFDDLIVGAPAAGPSNRGRAYLFSVKEQARRFEMIPDSTAVGFGQFFVAGVGDTNGDLVGDLYVADFSDNTHGTGTGKAYVFSGVDGSRLLTLTGAAAGEGYGIGRGCSDVNFDGRGDLIICGWVNDEGAINAGKADIISGADGTVIRSFTSTTAGEGFGFDAHGIGDVDGDGRLDFFVTAAYNPSNGFRAGKCYLISGGLTLQTPDPGSAGARNRLVANGAAPGNRIQFGYGFSGGSMSVPGCPGVVISIRNVQIAGTAIADGLGNARLSANVPGGLAGRTVLLQALERTDCNVSNLVMHMFP; encoded by the coding sequence ATGCGAGTTTTTCTGGTTCCCGTGTTCGGGCTGATAGTGGCGGCGATTCCGTGCCGGTCCACTTTGGCTCAGTTCGTCGAGTCGACGCGCGTGATCCACCAGTTCGTTGGTGAAGCAGCCAATGACCAGTTTGGCTGGGTGTCGGCGCCGCTGCTCGACGTCGACGGCGACGGCGCTGACGAAGTGATTGTCACGGCACCGTTCAATTCCGCAGGCGGGGCCGGCGCGGGACGCGTCTACGTCTATTCCGGTCGGACCGGAGCAGAGATGCTCCGCTGGGATGGCGTCGCCGGCGATCAGAACGGAATCGCCGCGCGCGATGCCGGCGACGTGGACAACGACGGAAAGAACGACGTGATTTCGGGGGCGCCCGCCGCCGGCGGCATCGGGCGCGCTTACGTTTACTCCGGCGCCGACGGGCGTCTCATTCACTCCATCCGGATCGGTTCGGCGGGAGATCGGTTCGGATCGGCGGTCTGCGGCGTCGGCGACCTCAACGGCGACGGACACGATGACCTTGCCGTCGGTGCTGATGGGCATGACGCAGGCGGCGCTGACGCCGGTTGCGTGTACATCATCTCCGGGATCGACGGCGCGACGGTGTTCTGGACGATCGACGGCGTGGATGCCGGCGATCGCTTCGGCAACTCCGCGGCCGACGCCGGCGATGTCACCGGTGACGGGTTTGATGATCTGATCGTCGGGGCGCCGGCGGCGGGGCCGAGCAATCGCGGCCGGGCGTATCTGTTCTCCGTGAAGGAGCAGGCGCGGCGCTTCGAGATGATTCCGGATTCGACGGCGGTCGGATTCGGCCAGTTCTTTGTGGCGGGAGTCGGCGACACGAATGGCGATCTCGTCGGCGATCTCTACGTCGCCGACTTCAGCGACAACACGCATGGAACCGGAACGGGTAAGGCGTACGTTTTCAGCGGGGTCGATGGCTCGCGCCTGCTCACGCTCACCGGCGCCGCCGCGGGCGAAGGGTATGGCATCGGGCGCGGGTGCAGCGACGTCAATTTCGACGGCCGGGGTGATCTGATCATCTGCGGCTGGGTCAACGACGAAGGCGCCATCAACGCCGGCAAGGCGGACATCATCTCCGGCGCCGATGGCACCGTCATCCGATCCTTCACCAGTACGACGGCGGGCGAGGGCTTCGGCTTTGACGCCCATGGAATCGGTGACGTGGATGGCGACGGTCGTCTCGACTTTTTCGTGACCGCCGCGTACAACCCGAGCAACGGATTCCGCGCGGGCAAGTGCTACCTCATCTCCGGCGGACTGACGCTCCAGACGCCCGATCCCGGCAGCGCCGGTGCGCGAAACAGGCTTGTCGCAAACGGCGCAGCGCCGGGTAACCGCATTCAGTTCGGCTATGGATTCAGCGGCGGCTCGATGTCCGTGCCCGGCTGTCCCGGCGTGGTGATCAGCATCCGCAATGTGCAGATCGCGGGGACGGCTATCGCCGACGGTTTGGGCAACGCCCGACTGAGCGCGAATGTGCCGGGCGGGCTCGCCGGCCGCACCGTGCTGCTGCAGGCGCTGGAGCGGACCGACTGCAACGTGTCGAATCTGGTGATGCACATGTTTCCGTGA
- a CDS encoding NADH-quinone oxidoreductase subunit I translates to MSTVAHEGYFTSMYQMMKSILIGMRITIKYCFSPVVTIQYPFERISFAPRYRGIHEFEAEKCIACDMCAKACPVDCIYIDKSAPRKIDKKTGTATGGDLLRYAIDYQKCMFCGLCTEPCPTDCIHMGKNHDLSAYSRDDMIVEFAELDKKGLRTPMPLWMERNAPTIPWVASEKARLERGEIATTEADIPEL, encoded by the coding sequence ATGTCCACCGTTGCCCACGAGGGCTACTTCACCAGCATGTACCAGATGATGAAGAGCATCCTCATCGGGATGCGCATCACGATCAAGTACTGCTTCAGCCCGGTCGTCACCATCCAGTACCCCTTTGAGCGCATCAGTTTCGCCCCGCGCTACCGCGGCATTCACGAGTTCGAAGCGGAAAAGTGCATCGCCTGCGACATGTGCGCCAAGGCCTGCCCCGTGGACTGCATCTACATCGACAAGTCCGCCCCCCGCAAGATCGACAAGAAGACGGGCACGGCCACGGGCGGCGACCTGCTCCGCTACGCCATCGACTATCAGAAGTGCATGTTCTGCGGCCTGTGCACCGAGCCCTGCCCCACGGATTGCATCCACATGGGCAAGAACCACGACCTGTCCGCCTACTCGCGCGACGACATGATCGTCGAGTTCGCCGAACTCGACAAAAAGGGCCTTCGCACGCCGATGCCTCTCTGGATGGAGCGCAACGCCCCCACCATCCCCTGGGTGGCCAGCGAGAAGGCGCGGCTTGAGCGCGGCGAGATCGCCACCACCGAGGCGGACATCCCCGAGCTTTAA
- the rfbD gene encoding dTDP-4-dehydrorhamnose reductase yields MSGRTIVLGAGGMLATSLADLVQRRGLSNEWTFLTQDDLDITIDSRVEAVVRESKPNWVINASGYTNVDGAESDAAAAHRLNGDAVGSLARACRQHGSLLVHYSTDYVFDGSAHRPWREDDPTGPINEYGRSKFAGERAVVESGCEHLLIRSSWLYAAHGRNFVRTILGRLRSAGKVRVIDDQRGRPTCCDDLAEFTLALIDSPLRGTIHAANDGEASWCEFACAIRDFGAPEATVEPCRTEDYPTPARRPRYSTLDLTRLQHALGRPPRHWREALREVIGQLNARGG; encoded by the coding sequence GTGAGCGGTCGAACCATCGTTCTCGGAGCCGGCGGCATGCTCGCTACTTCGCTCGCCGATCTGGTGCAGCGGCGAGGTCTGTCGAACGAATGGACGTTCCTGACCCAGGATGATCTTGACATCACCATCGACTCTCGCGTTGAGGCGGTGGTTCGTGAATCGAAACCCAATTGGGTGATCAACGCGTCGGGGTACACCAACGTGGACGGCGCGGAAAGCGATGCCGCGGCCGCTCACCGGCTCAATGGCGACGCCGTCGGCAGCCTGGCCCGCGCCTGCCGACAGCACGGCTCGCTACTCGTCCACTACTCCACCGACTACGTCTTCGACGGATCCGCCCATCGACCTTGGCGCGAGGACGATCCAACCGGCCCGATCAATGAGTACGGCCGATCTAAATTCGCGGGCGAGCGGGCGGTCGTCGAGAGCGGCTGCGAGCACCTGCTGATTCGCAGCTCGTGGCTGTACGCCGCGCACGGCCGCAACTTTGTCCGCACGATCCTTGGCCGGCTTCGCAGCGCTGGAAAGGTGCGCGTCATCGACGATCAGCGCGGCCGGCCGACGTGCTGCGATGATCTGGCGGAATTCACCCTCGCGCTCATCGATTCGCCTCTGCGCGGCACCATCCACGCGGCCAATGATGGCGAGGCGAGCTGGTGCGAATTCGCATGCGCGATTCGCGACTTCGGCGCGCCGGAGGCGACCGTTGAACCATGCCGAACGGAGGATTACCCCACGCCCGCCCGGCGACCCCGGTATTCGACGCTCGATCTCACCCGGCTCCAACACGCGCTGGGACGTCCGCCGCGCCACTGGCGCGAGGCGCTGCGCGAGGTCATCGGGCAACTGAACGCGCGCGGCGGCTGA
- the nadC gene encoding carboxylating nicotinate-nucleotide diphosphorylase — translation MGETLPDINAMPLEPAFHALNPTESLRTLFRLAREEDLGAVGDVTTQALLLGGERVQAQVVARGAGVICGWRAMPALIEAYSSACSVDALTPDGGEIDPAIAAGIVRGPQNDLLALERPMLNLLCHLSGIATLTQRFVRAVSATDARIFDTRKTTPGWRGLEKYAVRCGGGFCHRLGLYDAVLVKDNHLAAVNPSELTLWLSERLSQARGQFALRFVEVEVDSLDQLRAVLACSPGIVDVILLDNMAPADMLRAAALRDDLNRSVELEASGGVTLDTIGAIAASGVDRIAIGALTHSAAHLDLGLDFLP, via the coding sequence ATGGGTGAGACGCTGCCGGACATCAATGCCATGCCCCTGGAGCCGGCGTTCCACGCGCTGAATCCCACTGAGTCGCTGCGCACGCTCTTTCGCTTGGCGCGCGAGGAGGATCTTGGCGCAGTGGGCGACGTGACGACGCAAGCGCTGCTGCTTGGCGGCGAGCGCGTGCAGGCGCAAGTCGTCGCGCGCGGCGCCGGCGTCATCTGCGGCTGGCGCGCGATGCCGGCGCTGATCGAAGCCTACTCGAGCGCCTGCTCGGTCGACGCCCTGACGCCCGACGGCGGGGAGATCGATCCGGCCATTGCAGCGGGAATCGTCCGCGGCCCGCAGAACGATCTGCTGGCGCTCGAACGGCCGATGCTCAATCTGCTCTGCCATCTCAGCGGCATCGCCACGCTCACGCAGCGCTTCGTCCGTGCCGTCAGCGCCACCGACGCGCGCATTTTCGACACGCGCAAGACGACGCCCGGTTGGCGCGGGCTTGAGAAATACGCCGTGCGCTGCGGCGGCGGATTCTGCCATCGCCTTGGCTTGTATGACGCCGTGCTCGTAAAAGACAATCATCTCGCGGCCGTGAATCCTTCGGAACTCACTCTCTGGCTCAGCGAGCGGCTCAGCCAGGCCCGCGGGCAGTTCGCGCTTCGATTCGTCGAGGTTGAGGTGGACTCGCTCGACCAGTTGCGCGCGGTTCTGGCCTGCTCGCCGGGCATCGTTGACGTCATTCTGCTCGACAACATGGCGCCGGCTGACATGCTCCGGGCGGCGGCGCTGCGCGATGATCTCAATAGGAGCGTCGAACTCGAAGCATCGGGCGGAGTAACACTCGACACCATCGGCGCGATCGCCGCCAGCGGAGTCGATCGCATCGCCATCGGCGCCTTGACGCACTCGGCTGCGCATCTCGATCTGGGCCTGGACTTTCTACCGTGA
- a CDS encoding biotin--[acetyl-CoA-carboxylase] ligase — MSEPAHQIEVARWRRALAPLVQQPDSIVDRIVVLDETPSTQDECRRLTDRPGLLVTALRQTAGRGRLGRQWADDRGEGVALTIAVAPQPPERLSVASAIAACEAAERFVGRRLSIRWPNDIMASGRKLAGILIEQHGPLALIGIGVNVNQPAWPESLEEIAISLRELLDSPQDRITVIHRIVSQLGDALGRDDDRLTAAFQDRDLLAGTTQHFTIGRERITGTVERIDPLRGLLVRTVHGQRFLPAATTSLAR; from the coding sequence GTGAGCGAGCCTGCGCATCAGATTGAGGTCGCTCGCTGGCGCCGAGCGCTGGCGCCGCTCGTGCAGCAACCCGACTCCATCGTTGATCGGATCGTCGTGCTGGACGAAACGCCCTCGACGCAGGATGAATGCCGCCGCCTCACCGATCGACCGGGACTGCTGGTGACGGCGCTGAGGCAGACCGCCGGCCGCGGCCGGCTCGGCCGGCAATGGGCGGACGATCGCGGCGAAGGTGTGGCGCTGACCATCGCCGTCGCCCCGCAACCTCCCGAGCGCCTCTCGGTCGCATCGGCCATCGCCGCGTGCGAGGCGGCCGAGCGCTTCGTGGGCAGACGCCTGAGTATCCGCTGGCCCAATGACATCATGGCCAGCGGTCGCAAACTCGCCGGCATTCTCATCGAGCAGCACGGGCCGCTCGCACTCATCGGCATCGGCGTCAATGTGAACCAGCCCGCCTGGCCCGAGAGCCTTGAAGAGATCGCCATCAGTCTGAGGGAGTTGCTGGATTCTCCACAGGACCGAATCACGGTAATACACCGCATCGTGAGTCAACTCGGCGACGCACTCGGACGCGATGACGATCGACTGACCGCCGCGTTTCAGGATCGCGATCTGCTCGCCGGCACCACGCAGCACTTCACGATCGGTCGCGAGCGCATTACAGGCACAGTGGAGCGGATTGATCCGCTTCGGGGCCTGCTCGTGCGGACAGTACACGGCCAGCGCTTTCTACCGGCGGCGACGACTTCCCTGGCGCGCTGA
- a CDS encoding MaoC family dehydratase produces MTRSATNSARQAMQDGRLARFEPHRVGKFWDEIEVGDRLTDFPHCVVTITEDMVVRFAELTGDLNPLHVDHEFAMRSVYRRTITHGAFLTSLAIGQYHRCDYTYGTILALSTLATRFLQPSYVGDRLYLEMHVVGKSESSHPKRGMVEYHAWMRRANDHVAIIRLDFELMVLRLAGRRGLERLGVTDEVLAQRRFRCDTDPPSPPGIEYP; encoded by the coding sequence ATGACCCGCTCGGCGACCAATTCAGCACGGCAGGCGATGCAGGACGGCCGCCTTGCGCGCTTTGAACCCCACCGTGTCGGCAAATTCTGGGATGAGATCGAAGTCGGCGACCGCCTCACGGACTTCCCCCATTGCGTCGTCACGATCACTGAAGACATGGTCGTGCGCTTTGCCGAACTCACCGGCGATCTCAATCCGCTGCACGTGGATCACGAGTTTGCCATGCGTAGTGTCTATCGGCGGACGATCACGCACGGGGCATTTCTCACCTCGCTGGCCATCGGGCAGTACCATCGCTGCGATTACACCTACGGCACGATTCTCGCGCTCTCGACGCTCGCCACGCGCTTCCTCCAGCCGTCCTACGTCGGCGACCGGCTCTATCTCGAAATGCACGTCGTGGGCAAGTCGGAGTCAAGTCACCCCAAGCGAGGGATGGTCGAATACCACGCCTGGATGCGCCGCGCCAATGACCACGTCGCCATCATCCGGCTCGATTTCGAGTTGATGGTTCTGCGGCTCGCCGGCCGGCGGGGCCTTGAACGACTTGGCGTCACGGATGAAGTCCTCGCTCAGCGCCGCTTCCGCTGCGATACCGATCCGCCCTCGCCGCCGGGCATCGAGTATCCCTGA
- a CDS encoding phosphatidate cytidylyltransferase: MLRYRIIFGSLFIVLVGFVFWADDRLDRIALSGFWSELFNDRQYLPSGLALFALCLAIVPIAAWELTQILRANDIRSRTWLNCAAAELGLIIHFAMPYTANAAQAVAIVGTIMVAMFIGSLVYHSRERRVEGVVAAAGGTMFAMIYLGFMFGFLIAIRRWESAWVVAAIIVITKCCDIGAYFTGRTIGRHKLIVWLSPGKTWEGLAGGVALSVIAASLLAWWGRSIEPAIVGNGPAYDFAFGPVEAALGGAALALVGQAGDLIASLLKRDAGIKDSSSLLPGFGGVLDVIDSPLLAGPVAYWLLTLANR; the protein is encoded by the coding sequence TTGCTCCGATACCGAATCATCTTCGGGTCGCTGTTCATCGTGCTGGTCGGGTTCGTTTTCTGGGCCGACGACCGGCTCGATCGCATCGCGCTGAGCGGATTCTGGAGCGAACTGTTCAATGACCGCCAGTACCTGCCCTCTGGCCTGGCGCTGTTCGCGCTGTGCCTGGCGATCGTGCCGATCGCGGCGTGGGAACTGACGCAGATTCTGCGGGCCAACGACATCCGGTCCCGGACCTGGCTCAACTGCGCCGCCGCCGAACTCGGCCTGATCATCCACTTCGCCATGCCCTACACCGCGAACGCCGCGCAAGCGGTCGCCATCGTGGGCACGATCATGGTCGCCATGTTCATCGGCTCGCTCGTGTACCACAGCCGCGAACGCCGCGTCGAGGGCGTGGTGGCGGCGGCAGGCGGCACGATGTTCGCCATGATCTACCTCGGGTTCATGTTCGGCTTCCTCATCGCGATCCGCCGGTGGGAGTCGGCCTGGGTCGTCGCCGCCATTATCGTGATCACCAAGTGCTGCGATATCGGCGCCTATTTCACGGGCCGGACCATCGGCCGCCACAAACTCATCGTCTGGCTCAGCCCCGGCAAGACGTGGGAAGGACTTGCCGGCGGAGTGGCGCTTTCGGTGATCGCCGCCTCGCTGCTCGCGTGGTGGGGCCGTTCGATCGAACCCGCGATCGTCGGCAACGGCCCGGCGTACGACTTTGCCTTCGGCCCCGTCGAGGCGGCCCTGGGCGGGGCGGCGCTGGCGCTGGTGGGACAGGCGGGCGATCTCATCGCCAGCCTGCTCAAACGCGACGCGGGGATCAAAGACTCATCGAGCCTGCTGCCGGGCTTCGGAGGGGTGCTCGATGTCATCGACTCGCCGCTGCTTGCCGGGCCGGTGGCCTATTGGCTGCTGACTCTGGCCAACCGCTGA
- a CDS encoding ATP-binding protein, whose protein sequence is MANTQQATEGRDPPGAQVFAVGHERAETESVCERVLEAMTTGGYHEAARFALRLAWEEAISNAIHHGNHNRPDGRIEVAFHVDPQRVYLRITDEGEGFDPQAVIDPTLDENLECTSGRGLLLMRAYMTRVEYEPPGSTVRLVLENP, encoded by the coding sequence ATGGCCAACACGCAGCAAGCCACAGAAGGCCGCGATCCGCCGGGCGCCCAGGTGTTTGCCGTCGGCCATGAGCGGGCGGAGACTGAGAGCGTCTGCGAGCGCGTGCTGGAGGCCATGACCACCGGCGGCTATCACGAAGCGGCTCGGTTCGCCTTGAGGCTGGCGTGGGAAGAAGCAATCAGCAACGCGATCCACCACGGCAATCACAACCGCCCCGATGGTCGAATCGAGGTGGCCTTCCACGTCGATCCGCAGCGCGTGTACCTGCGCATCACCGACGAAGGTGAGGGGTTTGACCCGCAAGCGGTGATCGACCCGACGCTGGATGAAAACCTTGAATGCACCAGCGGCCGTGGCCTGCTGCTCATGCGCGCGTACATGACGCGCGTGGAATACGAACCGCCGGGCAGCACGGTGCGGCTGGTGCTCGAGAATCCGTGA